In Alphaproteobacteria bacterium, one DNA window encodes the following:
- a CDS encoding nucleotide sugar dehydrogenase, whose product MPENPRLAVIGLGYVGLPLAVALARHFDTVGFDIDAGRIEALRAGNDRTGEIDSPALRASSLALTRDEAVIRGRDIYIVAVPTPVDDDRQPDLGALESAAGIVGRAMRPGAIVVFESTVYPGVTEDVCGPALAAASGLECGRDFFLGYSPERINPGDRAHRIDTITKVVAGQTPEIAARLGAVYGKVNGGDIFVAADIRTAEAAKVIENAQRDINIAFINEVAMIFDRMNLSVHDVLAAASTKWNFLGFTPGLVGGHCIGVDPYYLAHAAKAANHDPEVILAGRRINDSMSRFVADRVAAQLSGPSKILLLGLTFKENVPDLRNSQSPDIARRLASAGHDVRVHDPMADPAVAKRLYSLELIAEIGSGYDCVVGTVAHDTYRTLRLEELLAPGGFAADVKGIWRDQAGSTAFRYWSL is encoded by the coding sequence ATGCCGGAAAACCCTAGACTTGCCGTGATCGGCCTCGGTTATGTCGGTCTGCCGCTCGCGGTCGCGCTGGCCCGGCATTTCGACACTGTCGGATTCGATATCGACGCGGGACGAATCGAGGCGCTGCGGGCGGGAAACGACCGTACCGGCGAAATCGATTCGCCAGCCCTGCGTGCGTCGTCACTGGCGCTGACCCGCGATGAAGCCGTAATCCGGGGCCGCGACATCTATATTGTTGCCGTGCCGACGCCTGTGGATGACGACCGGCAGCCGGATCTGGGCGCTCTGGAATCGGCCGCCGGAATCGTCGGCAGGGCAATGCGGCCGGGCGCTATCGTCGTTTTCGAAAGCACCGTCTATCCCGGCGTGACCGAGGATGTCTGCGGTCCGGCGCTGGCCGCCGCGTCCGGGCTGGAATGCGGCCGCGATTTCTTCCTCGGCTATTCGCCGGAACGGATCAATCCCGGCGACCGCGCCCACCGGATCGACACCATTACCAAGGTTGTCGCGGGGCAGACGCCCGAAATTGCCGCGCGCCTCGGTGCGGTTTACGGCAAGGTGAATGGCGGCGATATCTTCGTGGCGGCCGATATCCGCACCGCCGAAGCGGCGAAGGTCATCGAGAACGCCCAGCGGGACATCAACATTGCCTTTATCAACGAAGTCGCGATGATTTTCGATCGCATGAACCTGTCGGTCCACGATGTACTGGCGGCCGCGTCGACGAAGTGGAATTTCCTCGGTTTCACGCCGGGGCTGGTCGGCGGCCATTGCATCGGCGTCGATCCCTATTACCTGGCGCATGCGGCCAAGGCGGCGAACCACGACCCGGAAGTCATCCTGGCCGGTCGCCGGATCAACGACAGCATGAGCCGCTTTGTCGCCGACCGGGTCGCCGCGCAACTGTCCGGACCGTCGAAAATCCTGCTGCTGGGCCTGACATTCAAGGAAAACGTGCCGGACCTGCGCAATTCGCAAAGCCCCGACATCGCCAGGCGCCTGGCGTCGGCGGGGCATGATGTCCGCGTGCACGACCCGATGGCCGATCCGGCGGTGGCGAAGCGGCTTTACAGCCTCGAACTGATTGCCGAGATCGGCAGTGGCTATGACTGCGTCGTCGGTACGGTAGCGCACGATACATACCGGACGCTGCGGCTGGAGGAATTGCTGGCGCCGGGCGGATTTGCGGCGGACGTCAAGGGAATCTGGCGCGACCAGGCCGGCTCGACGGCGTTCCGCTACTGGTCGCTGTGA
- a CDS encoding winged helix-turn-helix transcriptional regulator produces MNTQQITDRFMAPKGTADSAQDGDTEITLGLLNAVQENSAVTQRSMASDLGIALGLANTYLKRCVRKGLIKVSQIPPNRYAYYLTPKGFSEKSRLTTEYLSSSFTFFRRARGQCGDLLEYCAARKWQRIALAGRSELAEIATLCAIERNIRLAGLIDTGQIAAPGRKGEPVPAEFAGLTVVSLSRKISDLDAVIVTDLQIPQAVFDRLATEFPAERILTPPLLRILRENAPMDSAS; encoded by the coding sequence GTGAACACGCAGCAGATTACGGACCGGTTTATGGCGCCCAAGGGTACAGCCGACAGTGCGCAGGACGGCGACACGGAAATCACGCTGGGCCTGCTGAACGCGGTGCAGGAAAACAGCGCCGTCACGCAGCGTTCGATGGCCAGCGACCTTGGCATCGCGCTGGGCCTGGCCAACACCTATCTGAAGCGCTGCGTGCGCAAGGGGCTGATCAAGGTCAGCCAGATTCCGCCGAACCGCTACGCCTATTACCTGACACCGAAGGGATTCAGCGAAAAATCGCGCCTGACGACGGAATACCTGTCATCGTCCTTCACCTTCTTTCGCCGCGCGCGCGGCCAGTGCGGCGACCTGCTGGAATACTGCGCCGCCCGGAAGTGGCAGCGGATCGCCCTGGCGGGCCGCAGCGAACTGGCGGAAATCGCGACGCTCTGCGCCATCGAGCGCAATATCCGGCTGGCCGGCCTGATCGATACCGGCCAGATTGCCGCGCCGGGCCGAAAAGGCGAACCGGTGCCGGCGGAGTTCGCCGGGCTGACGGTCGTGTCCCTGTCCCGGAAAATCTCCGATCTCGACGCCGTCATCGTGACGGATCTGCAGATTCCGCAGGCGGTCTTCGACAGGCTGGCGACGGAGTTTCCCGCCGAACGTATCCTCACGCCGCCCCTGCTGCGCATCCTGCGCGAGAATGCGCCAATGGACAGCGCATCATGA
- a CDS encoding transcription termination/antitermination NusG family protein: MKRWYVVYTRTGMERMAQGHLERQGFTTYLPRRRKERRHARRVDSVLVPFFPRYLFVAFDIEKDPWRSVNGTWGVSYLVGAGDTVSAVPEGVIESIQERENAEGLIEIEEAPPFAPGEVVEITRGALVAQTGIFKCANDNQRVTLLLSLLGREMEINVPANTVRGYG; this comes from the coding sequence ATGAAACGCTGGTACGTGGTCTATACGCGCACCGGGATGGAGCGCATGGCGCAGGGGCACCTGGAACGGCAGGGGTTTACGACCTATCTGCCGCGCCGCCGCAAGGAGAGGCGGCATGCACGGCGCGTCGATTCGGTCCTCGTGCCTTTTTTCCCGCGCTACCTGTTCGTTGCCTTCGATATTGAAAAGGACCCCTGGCGGTCGGTAAACGGCACCTGGGGCGTGTCTTACCTGGTCGGCGCGGGCGACACGGTTTCTGCCGTCCCTGAAGGCGTCATCGAATCGATCCAGGAGCGGGAGAACGCCGAAGGCCTGATCGAAATCGAGGAGGCGCCGCCATTCGCACCGGGCGAGGTCGTGGAAATCACGCGCGGCGCGCTGGTCGCGCAGACCGGCATTTTCAAATGCGCCAACGACAACCAGCGGGTCACCCTGCTGCTGAGCCTGTTGGGCCGCGAAATGGAAATAAACGTGCCGGCGAATACCGTCCGCGGCTATGGCTAG
- a CDS encoding glycosyltransferase family 4 protein, translating to MIFAAAAVLIATIAGTGLVLYFLRRHAILDHPNARSSHAVPVPRGGGIAVVTVLVAAWTALAAPDFSTEFLLILAGATGLAAVSWVDDLRSLPAGVRLLAQAAAVLPASIWLAGPVFQGWLPGPLDTAATVLLWLWFVNLFNFMDGIDGISGIEAACVGGGAALIAWLAPGAALDPVFGLTLAAAALGFLAWNRPPAKIFLGDVGSVPVGFLLGWLLLKLAESGLWAPAVILPLYYLADATITLLCRAMRGERVWQAHREHYYQKAVQRGRSHATVSAGVGIANLLLAGLAVFAIHWPWAALAGASAVVAALLIWLSRPGAPAEI from the coding sequence ATGATATTCGCCGCAGCGGCCGTACTGATCGCCACCATCGCCGGAACCGGGCTGGTTCTGTATTTTCTGCGGCGGCACGCGATTCTGGACCATCCCAATGCCCGGTCCAGCCACGCCGTTCCGGTGCCGCGCGGCGGCGGCATTGCCGTGGTCACGGTCCTGGTCGCCGCATGGACCGCCCTGGCCGCGCCGGATTTCAGCACGGAATTCCTGCTCATCCTTGCCGGCGCCACGGGCCTGGCGGCGGTATCCTGGGTCGATGACCTGCGCTCCCTTCCCGCCGGCGTCCGGCTGCTTGCCCAGGCGGCGGCGGTCCTGCCGGCGTCGATCTGGCTCGCCGGTCCGGTATTTCAGGGCTGGCTGCCGGGGCCGCTGGATACCGCGGCGACGGTGCTGCTCTGGCTGTGGTTCGTCAACCTGTTCAATTTCATGGATGGAATCGACGGCATTTCAGGAATCGAAGCCGCCTGCGTCGGCGGCGGCGCCGCGCTGATCGCCTGGCTGGCGCCGGGCGCGGCGCTGGACCCCGTCTTCGGGCTGACCCTCGCCGCGGCGGCGCTGGGATTTCTCGCCTGGAATCGGCCGCCGGCGAAGATTTTCCTGGGCGATGTCGGCAGCGTGCCGGTGGGTTTCCTGCTGGGCTGGCTGCTGCTGAAACTGGCGGAATCCGGGCTTTGGGCGCCAGCGGTCATCCTGCCGCTCTATTACCTCGCCGATGCGACAATCACGCTATTGTGCCGCGCCATGCGCGGTGAACGCGTCTGGCAGGCGCACCGGGAGCATTATTACCAGAAGGCCGTGCAAAGGGGCCGCAGCCACGCCACCGTCAGCGCCGGCGTCGGAATTGCCAACCTGTTGCTCGCCGGGCTGGCCGTGTTTGCGATCCACTGGCCCTGGGCGGCGCTGGCGGGCGCTTCCGCAGTGGTCGCCGCCCTGCTGATCTGGCTGTCGCGGCCGGGAGCGCCGGCCGAAATCTGA
- a CDS encoding nucleoside-diphosphate sugar epimerase/dehydratase translates to MASRFILKTRRARVAFLHDVFMAAVSFPLSLYLRVGGDITYFAQSFLLEGAVIFTVVAAGVFWFADLYRGIWRYASLNDLMAITKAVTLIVLVFLPLLFLVTRLHDLPRSLPLINWFVLLVLLGGPRFLYRVFKDRRLDHVLERNKAARVPVLLVGAGDSAELFIREQARDPGAPYRVIGLIDETGGRVGREIHGVPVLGRIEDVDGILAQKDATRPQRLILTRDRLDGADVRTLLTLCDAHGITLSRLPRLAELKDGIANPLAIRPVAVEDLLGRPRTVLDREAMRQLVTGRRVLVTGAGGTIGSELARQIAEIGPATLILFDNAEYQLYEIDMALAEAWPALDRRPVLGDVRDRGRVDDVIAREKPELVFHAAALKHVPMVERNPNEGVLTNVVGTRNVADACRAAGVRLMVQISTDKAVDPANVMGATKRLAEGYCQALDMAGRPRDETRFVVVRFGNVLGSTGSVVPLFQRQLAAGGPLTVTDPNMTRYFMTVREAVELVLQASALGLSNSETEGRIFVLDMGEPVRIIDLAHQIIRLAGLQPEKDIAIEIIGPRPGEKTHEVLLHGAETPVPTSCDGLTLAAPRTFDLTLMSRTIDELEQSARARETDRTLSLLHTLVPEFSGEAAKPIAATQ, encoded by the coding sequence ATGGCCAGTCGATTCATTCTGAAGACACGCCGCGCGCGCGTCGCATTCCTGCACGATGTGTTTATGGCCGCGGTGTCATTTCCATTGTCGCTGTACCTGCGCGTTGGCGGCGACATTACCTATTTCGCTCAATCCTTCCTGCTGGAAGGCGCGGTGATCTTTACCGTGGTCGCCGCCGGCGTATTCTGGTTCGCCGACCTGTACCGCGGAATCTGGCGCTATGCCTCGTTGAACGACCTGATGGCGATCACAAAGGCGGTAACGCTGATCGTTCTCGTATTCCTGCCGCTGCTGTTCCTCGTCACCCGCCTGCATGACCTGCCGCGCTCGCTGCCGCTGATCAACTGGTTCGTCCTGCTGGTGCTGCTGGGGGGGCCGCGTTTCCTCTACCGGGTGTTCAAGGATCGCCGGCTGGATCACGTGCTGGAACGGAACAAGGCGGCCCGTGTCCCGGTCCTGCTGGTCGGCGCGGGCGATTCCGCCGAGCTGTTCATTCGCGAGCAGGCCCGCGACCCGGGCGCGCCCTACAGGGTCATCGGCCTGATCGACGAAACCGGCGGACGGGTCGGCCGCGAAATACACGGCGTGCCGGTCCTGGGACGGATCGAGGATGTCGACGGCATCCTCGCGCAAAAAGACGCGACCAGGCCCCAGCGGCTGATCCTGACGCGCGACAGGCTGGACGGCGCCGATGTCCGCACCCTGCTGACGCTTTGCGATGCCCACGGAATCACCCTGTCGCGCCTGCCCCGGCTCGCCGAACTGAAGGACGGCATAGCCAATCCGCTGGCCATTCGCCCGGTTGCGGTGGAAGACCTGCTGGGCCGGCCGCGGACCGTGCTGGACCGCGAGGCGATGCGGCAACTGGTAACCGGTCGCCGCGTCCTCGTCACCGGCGCCGGCGGCACCATCGGTTCGGAACTGGCCCGGCAGATCGCGGAAATCGGCCCGGCGACCCTGATCCTGTTCGATAACGCCGAATACCAGCTTTACGAAATCGACATGGCGCTGGCAGAGGCCTGGCCGGCGCTGGACCGCCGCCCGGTACTGGGCGATGTGCGCGACCGGGGGCGGGTCGACGACGTCATCGCCCGCGAAAAGCCGGAGCTTGTGTTCCACGCCGCCGCGCTGAAACACGTGCCCATGGTGGAACGCAACCCGAACGAAGGCGTGCTTACCAATGTGGTCGGCACGCGGAATGTCGCCGATGCCTGCCGCGCCGCCGGGGTCCGGCTGATGGTGCAGATTTCGACCGACAAGGCGGTGGACCCGGCCAACGTCATGGGCGCGACCAAGCGGCTGGCGGAAGGCTATTGCCAGGCGCTGGACATGGCGGGGCGGCCGCGGGACGAAACCCGCTTCGTCGTCGTCCGGTTCGGTAATGTGCTGGGATCGACCGGATCGGTGGTGCCGCTGTTCCAGCGCCAGCTTGCCGCCGGCGGACCGCTGACCGTCACCGACCCGAACATGACCCGCTATTTCATGACCGTGCGGGAAGCCGTCGAACTGGTTCTGCAGGCATCCGCCCTGGGCCTCTCCAACAGCGAGACGGAAGGCCGCATATTCGTGCTCGACATGGGCGAACCGGTCCGCATCATCGACCTCGCCCACCAGATCATCCGGCTGGCCGGCCTGCAGCCGGAAAAGGACATCGCCATCGAAATTATCGGCCCGCGTCCGGGCGAAAAGACCCATGAGGTCCTGCTGCATGGCGCGGAGACACCCGTTCCGACGTCCTGCGACGGCCTCACCCTGGCGGCGCCGCGGACCTTCGACCTGACGCTGATGTCCCGCACGATCGACGAACTGGAGCAATCGGCGCGCGCCCGGGAGACGGACCGCACGCTATCCCTGCTGCATACGCTGGTTCCGGAATTTTCCGGTGAGGCGGCCAAGCCCATTGCAGCGACGCAATAA
- the purH gene encoding bifunctional phosphoribosylaminoimidazolecarboxamide formyltransferase/IMP cyclohydrolase, translating to MAEGKIARALISVSDKTGLDEFGAFLSGKSVRLLSTGGSARALRGAGLAVTDVADHTDFPEMLDGRVKTLHPKIHGGILGRRNLDAHRVAMEAHGIAPIDLVVVNLYPFEQTVARGGSFEECVENIDIGGPALIRAAAKNHEFVTVITDPADYAAVMADMQARDGRVTPELRRRLAAVAFARTAAYDTHIAAWFEAQAKNPFPARLSVTGRLKQTLRYGENPHQQAALYLDDDTRPGIARADQIQGKELSYNNLNDTDAAFELVAEFDEPTVAIVKHANPCGVATGETPLAAYRRAQSCDPVSAFGGIVALNRPLDAETARAITEIFVEVVIAPDASAEARVVFAEKKNLRLLLTGGMPDPAAEGMTMRTIAGGFLLQNRDSGRIGRHDLQIVTKRQPDDNEVTDMLFAFRVCKHTKSNAIVYVRDGATVGIGAGQMSRVDSSRVAAQKSADHLGTRPSVVASDAFFPFADGLVAAIEAGATAVIQPGGSVRDDEVIAAANDAGIAMAFTGMRHFRH from the coding sequence ATGGCTGAGGGAAAAATCGCCCGCGCGTTGATTTCGGTTTCCGACAAGACGGGACTGGACGAATTCGGTGCGTTCCTGTCCGGCAAGAGCGTCCGCCTGCTGTCCACGGGCGGGTCGGCAAGGGCCCTGCGCGGCGCCGGGTTGGCGGTCACCGATGTCGCCGATCATACCGATTTTCCGGAAATGCTGGATGGCAGGGTCAAGACGCTGCATCCGAAGATCCATGGCGGCATCCTCGGCCGGCGAAACCTGGATGCCCATCGCGTGGCAATGGAGGCGCATGGCATCGCGCCCATCGATCTGGTCGTGGTGAACCTGTACCCGTTCGAACAGACCGTCGCGCGCGGCGGCAGTTTCGAGGAGTGCGTTGAAAACATCGATATCGGCGGCCCCGCCCTGATTCGCGCCGCCGCCAAGAACCATGAATTCGTCACCGTCATTACCGATCCGGCGGACTACGCGGCGGTCATGGCCGACATGCAGGCGCGCGATGGCAGGGTCACCCCCGAATTGCGTCGCAGGCTCGCCGCGGTCGCCTTCGCCCGCACGGCCGCCTACGACACCCATATCGCCGCCTGGTTCGAAGCCCAGGCAAAAAACCCGTTCCCGGCGCGCCTGTCGGTTACCGGGCGCCTGAAGCAGACCCTGCGATACGGCGAAAACCCGCACCAGCAGGCGGCGCTGTACCTGGATGACGATACACGCCCCGGTATCGCGCGGGCGGACCAGATCCAGGGCAAGGAGCTGAGCTACAACAACCTGAACGACACCGACGCCGCCTTCGAACTGGTTGCGGAATTCGACGAACCGACCGTCGCTATCGTCAAGCACGCCAATCCCTGCGGCGTCGCCACCGGCGAAACGCCGCTTGCGGCATACCGGCGGGCGCAGTCCTGCGACCCCGTGAGCGCCTTTGGCGGCATCGTGGCGCTGAACCGGCCGCTGGACGCGGAAACCGCGCGGGCGATCACCGAGATATTCGTCGAAGTGGTCATCGCGCCGGACGCCAGCGCGGAGGCCCGCGTCGTCTTCGCCGAGAAAAAGAACCTGCGGCTGCTGCTGACCGGCGGCATGCCCGACCCCGCCGCCGAGGGTATGACCATGCGAACGATCGCCGGCGGCTTCCTGTTGCAGAACCGCGACAGCGGCCGCATCGGGCGCCACGACCTGCAAATCGTCACCAAACGTCAGCCGGACGACAACGAGGTTACCGACATGCTGTTTGCCTTCCGGGTCTGCAAGCACACCAAGTCCAACGCCATCGTCTATGTCCGCGACGGGGCCACGGTCGGCATCGGCGCGGGGCAGATGAGCCGCGTGGATTCATCGCGCGTCGCCGCCCAGAAATCCGCCGATCACCTGGGAACCCGGCCGTCGGTCGTGGCCTCCGATGCGTTCTTCCCCTTTGCCGACGGCCTCGTCGCGGCGATAGAGGCGGGCGCGACGGCGGTGATCCAGCCCGGCGGTTCGGTTCGCGACGACGAGGTCATCGCCGCCGCCAACGACGCCGGGATCGCCATGGCCTTTACCGGCATGCGCCATTTCAGGCATTAA
- a CDS encoding heavy metal-binding domain-containing protein, protein MILTTTDSIEGHRVVEYRGICSGETILGANVVRDLFAGVRDVVGGRSGSYEKVIRAGKEAALQDMQAHAEELGANAILGIDLDYEVVGEKGSMMMVVASGTAVRIE, encoded by the coding sequence ATGATTCTCACGACGACGGATTCAATTGAGGGCCACAGAGTCGTCGAATACCGGGGCATCTGTTCCGGCGAGACAATTCTGGGCGCGAATGTCGTCCGCGATCTGTTTGCCGGTGTACGGGACGTCGTCGGCGGCCGGTCCGGATCATACGAGAAGGTCATTCGCGCGGGAAAGGAAGCGGCGCTGCAGGACATGCAGGCGCATGCGGAGGAACTGGGCGCCAACGCCATCCTCGGGATCGACCTCGATTATGAGGTCGTCGGCGAAAAAGGCAGCATGATGATGGTCGTCGCCAGCGGCACCGCCGTGCGGATCGAGTAA